In Streptomyces longhuiensis, the following proteins share a genomic window:
- a CDS encoding teichoic acid biosynthesis protein C, whose translation MEHNSRTSLTRRGLLRTATGAGLAAFGVGYGAASAAASVGTTSRFDLSQPSYDLFRDKNLHSNRVQQSFAFDSVNKRLFVAAKRLDSPESAGDLCISQLDFAGNYVSYMHLNGFGHGVAFGVRPVGGTSNLWIETDANANGYGSKLGFIGYSPGTTVDASAQGYSKFTPVAGATEFTCSIDPVYNRMIVRYHKDGAKHIAVYDLADTDRGDFSSPVAMFTPPAISGTPQGYTLYGSYMYFITGDGYSASNPDPGNTYITSININTGAIAQGPTLTKAGSTLVYREPEGLAIYRTDAGESRLFLGFASGDEGDRRSSIFYKNALV comes from the coding sequence ATGGAGCACAACTCCCGTACGTCACTGACCCGTCGAGGGTTGCTGCGCACCGCCACGGGGGCGGGTCTTGCCGCGTTCGGGGTCGGGTACGGGGCCGCGAGCGCTGCCGCCTCCGTGGGCACGACCTCACGGTTCGATCTGTCGCAGCCGTCGTACGACCTGTTCCGCGACAAGAACCTGCACAGCAACCGCGTCCAGCAGAGCTTCGCGTTCGACTCGGTCAACAAGCGCCTGTTCGTCGCCGCCAAGCGGCTGGACAGCCCGGAGTCGGCCGGCGACCTGTGTATCAGCCAGCTCGACTTCGCCGGCAACTACGTGTCGTACATGCACCTCAACGGCTTCGGGCACGGCGTCGCCTTCGGCGTGCGGCCCGTCGGTGGCACCAGCAACCTGTGGATCGAGACCGACGCCAACGCCAACGGCTACGGCTCCAAGCTCGGCTTCATCGGATACAGCCCCGGCACCACCGTCGACGCCTCCGCCCAGGGCTACAGCAAGTTCACGCCGGTCGCCGGTGCCACCGAGTTCACCTGCTCCATCGACCCGGTCTACAACCGCATGATCGTCCGCTACCACAAGGACGGCGCCAAGCACATCGCCGTCTACGACCTCGCGGACACCGACAGGGGCGACTTCAGCTCGCCCGTCGCCATGTTCACCCCGCCGGCCATCTCCGGCACGCCGCAGGGATACACGCTCTACGGCTCGTACATGTACTTCATCACCGGTGACGGCTACTCGGCGTCCAACCCCGACCCGGGCAACACGTACATCACCAGCATCAACATCAACACCGGTGCCATCGCCCAGGGCCCGACCCTGACCAAGGCCGGCTCCACGCTGGTCTACCGGGAGCCCGAGGGGCTCGCGATCTACCGCACCGACGCGGGTGAGTCCCGTCTCTTCCTCGGCTTCGCCTCCGGCGACGAGGGCGACCGGCGTTCCAGCATCTTTTACAAGAACGCGCTGGTCTGA
- a CDS encoding DUF6325 family protein codes for MNDEVEELGPIDYLVVEFPGSRMTGEGLPLLVDLVDRGLIRILDLTFVRKEEDGSVSGLEIADLTGDGELDLAVFEGASSGLLGQDDIEEAARALEPGSSAGVLIYENRWAAPFAAALSRGGARMVASGRIPVPAILAALDSTEAAH; via the coding sequence GTGAACGACGAAGTCGAAGAACTGGGGCCGATCGACTATCTGGTCGTGGAGTTCCCCGGCAGCCGCATGACGGGAGAGGGCCTGCCCCTCCTGGTCGATCTCGTGGACCGAGGCCTCATTCGCATCCTCGACCTGACGTTCGTCAGGAAGGAGGAGGACGGCTCCGTGAGCGGCCTGGAGATCGCCGACCTCACCGGCGACGGCGAGCTCGACCTGGCCGTCTTCGAAGGCGCGTCCTCCGGCCTCCTCGGCCAGGACGACATCGAGGAGGCGGCACGGGCCCTGGAGCCCGGCAGTTCCGCCGGTGTCCTGATCTACGAGAACCGCTGGGCCGCGCCCTTCGCCGCAGCCCTCAGCCGCGGCGGCGCCAGGATGGTCGCCTCCGGCCGGATCCCGGTGCCTGCCATCCTGGCCGCGCTCGACAGCACGGAAGCCGCTCACTGA
- a CDS encoding SCO2400 family protein produces MDYCSSCRRTLNGALVCPGCGAYAPDIAPPATTSLSSFPSSSAPSAHAPASAAPSFFGVSPAADRGHGAGSAGASGAYAASGSAGPFDDFDPFSAAKAFDVAGPGDDAAGSVDVPAPVAASQGGRAARRRKLAQWKKNKRRAVAATAVAIVGGGLTMAALPNDASPDRTHASAAPDPVTTSPALANTDVATDTPDDRASRSGSDRSHKSTGPRHARPANTPTPAASTAPTGAPRHAAPARSATPHTDSAPAAAAHTDSPAAPAPQTSSPASAGQSGGSTGTGSGSGTGTGSGSSGGNQATTPAPAPSTASPEPVCVLGLLCIS; encoded by the coding sequence ATGGACTACTGCTCCTCCTGCCGTCGGACCCTCAACGGGGCGCTGGTGTGCCCGGGTTGCGGCGCGTACGCCCCGGACATAGCCCCGCCGGCGACGACGTCGCTCTCGTCGTTCCCCTCGTCCTCGGCCCCCTCGGCGCATGCGCCGGCCTCGGCCGCCCCGTCGTTCTTCGGGGTCTCCCCCGCCGCCGACCGTGGCCACGGTGCCGGCTCCGCGGGTGCCTCCGGGGCGTACGCGGCCTCCGGCTCCGCCGGCCCGTTCGACGACTTCGACCCCTTCTCCGCGGCCAAGGCCTTCGACGTGGCCGGCCCGGGCGACGACGCCGCCGGTTCCGTGGACGTCCCGGCGCCCGTGGCCGCTTCGCAGGGTGGCCGCGCCGCACGGCGGCGGAAGCTGGCGCAGTGGAAGAAGAACAAGCGCCGGGCCGTCGCCGCGACCGCCGTCGCGATCGTCGGTGGCGGGCTCACCATGGCCGCGCTGCCGAACGACGCCTCCCCCGACCGCACGCACGCCTCCGCGGCCCCGGACCCGGTGACCACCTCGCCGGCCCTGGCCAACACGGACGTCGCGACGGACACCCCGGACGACCGGGCCTCGCGCAGCGGCAGCGACCGTTCGCACAAGTCCACCGGCCCGCGCCACGCCCGCCCGGCCAACACGCCCACGCCGGCCGCGTCCACCGCGCCGACCGGCGCCCCGCGCCACGCCGCCCCGGCCCGGAGTGCCACGCCGCACACCGACTCCGCGCCGGCCGCCGCGGCGCACACCGACTCGCCCGCCGCCCCTGCCCCGCAGACCTCTTCGCCCGCATCGGCCGGCCAGTCCGGCGGAAGCACGGGCACGGGTTCCGGCTCGGGTACGGGCACGGGTTCGGGATCGTCCGGCGGGAACCAGGCGACGACGCCCGCGCCCGCGCCCAGCACGGCGTCACCCGAGCCCGTCTGCGTGCTCGGCCTGCTCTGCATCAGCTGA
- a CDS encoding SHOCT domain-containing protein, translating into MPGLLRGVARTAVVAGTATAVSNRVSRRQAGRWAAQETYEAPAPAAAPPAAPPVTDMSSKIEQLKQLGDLKAQGVLTESEFEEQKRRLLES; encoded by the coding sequence ATGCCAGGTCTACTCCGTGGGGTCGCGCGCACGGCCGTGGTCGCCGGAACCGCGACCGCCGTGTCGAACCGTGTGAGCCGCCGCCAGGCGGGGCGATGGGCCGCCCAGGAGACGTACGAAGCTCCGGCCCCCGCCGCCGCGCCTCCCGCCGCTCCCCCGGTCACCGACATGTCGAGCAAGATCGAACAGCTCAAGCAGCTCGGCGACCTCAAGGCCCAAGGCGTGCTCACCGAAAGCGAGTTCGAGGAGCAGAAGCGCAGGCTTCTCGAGTCCTGA
- a CDS encoding ACP S-malonyltransferase, producing the protein MTTHLHESSDSSPRHAVLFPGQGVQRPGMGEPWRATESWELVESVSRASGFDVAELLLTADQETLSRTDHAQISVFTASLLAWSELRRRESDARVVAVAGHSLGEYTALVAAGVLSVADGAWLVGERGRAMAEVARRRPGAMAAVMGGDVDEVAALVDTFRQEGADLWVANHNSPQQTVIAGSRTAIDAAASRAADAGLRYSVLPVTAACHSPYMEPASAALRRALELTHFAAGVLPVVANVDARAHYGGSQWQELSTRQLVSRVRWVESLNTLHEELDCTAFLDIGPGGTLAGLARRALPGVPAHKFTASAPLAVAA; encoded by the coding sequence ATGACCACGCACCTCCACGAGTCGTCCGACTCCTCGCCGCGCCACGCCGTCCTCTTTCCCGGACAGGGAGTTCAGCGGCCCGGGATGGGCGAGCCCTGGCGCGCCACCGAGTCCTGGGAACTCGTCGAGTCCGTCTCGCGCGCCTCCGGCTTCGACGTCGCCGAGCTGCTGCTCACGGCCGACCAGGAGACGCTGTCGCGCACCGACCACGCGCAGATCTCGGTGTTCACGGCCTCGCTGCTCGCGTGGTCGGAGCTGCGCAGGCGCGAGTCGGACGCCCGGGTCGTGGCGGTCGCGGGCCACAGCCTCGGCGAGTACACGGCGCTGGTCGCGGCCGGCGTCCTCTCCGTCGCCGACGGCGCCTGGCTGGTGGGCGAGCGCGGCCGCGCCATGGCCGAGGTCGCCCGGCGCCGGCCGGGAGCGATGGCCGCGGTCATGGGCGGAGACGTCGACGAGGTCGCCGCCCTCGTCGACACCTTCCGGCAGGAGGGCGCGGACCTGTGGGTGGCCAACCACAACAGCCCCCAGCAGACGGTGATCGCGGGCAGCCGTACGGCGATCGACGCGGCGGCGTCACGCGCGGCGGACGCCGGCCTGCGCTACAGCGTCCTGCCGGTGACGGCCGCCTGCCACAGCCCCTACATGGAGCCCGCGAGCGCGGCCCTGCGCCGGGCCCTCGAACTGACCCACTTCGCGGCGGGCGTGCTGCCGGTCGTCGCGAACGTGGACGCCCGCGCGCACTACGGCGGCAGCCAGTGGCAGGAACTCAGCACCCGCCAACTCGTCAGCAGGGTCCGCTGGGTCGAGTCCCTGAACACGCTCCACGAGGAACTCGACTGCACCGCGTTCCTGGACATCGGCCCCGGCGGCACGCTCGCGGGCCTGGCCCGCAGGGCGCTGCCGGGTGTACCGGCCCACAAGTTCACGGCGTCCGCGCCACTGGCCGTGGCGGCGTAG
- a CDS encoding acyl carrier protein, producing the protein MTALSVESSLKHQVSGLISEKFGLDEAELLSGATFDELDIDSLILVELSLILRKEMGIVLVEGELKSSFTLDEAVAVIAAKADQA; encoded by the coding sequence ATGACCGCTCTTTCCGTCGAGTCCTCCCTCAAGCACCAGGTTTCCGGCCTCATCAGCGAGAAGTTCGGCCTCGACGAGGCGGAGCTGCTTTCGGGCGCCACGTTCGACGAGCTCGACATCGACTCGCTGATACTCGTCGAGCTCAGCCTGATCCTCCGCAAGGAGATGGGCATCGTCCTGGTCGAGGGCGAGCTCAAGTCGTCCTTCACCCTCGACGAAGCCGTCGCCGTGATCGCCGCGAAGGCGGACCAGGCATGA
- a CDS encoding acyl-CoA carboxylase subunit epsilon, with translation MSAASGSDVLREAAFHVVRGNPTPDELAALVAVLTATLRSRADAGEDAPVAPARAEWDRPADGYRSPLAWAA, from the coding sequence GTGAGCGCCGCGAGCGGCTCCGACGTGCTGCGGGAGGCCGCGTTCCATGTGGTGCGCGGCAACCCCACCCCCGATGAACTGGCCGCGCTCGTGGCGGTGTTGACCGCGACGCTGCGCTCCCGCGCCGACGCCGGCGAGGACGCCCCCGTGGCGCCCGCCCGCGCGGAGTGGGACCGGCCCGCCGACGGCTACCGCAGCCCGCTCGCCTGGGCGGCCTGA
- a CDS encoding 3-oxoacyl-ACP synthase yields the protein MIPGHVWLSAAQWLPPTAEKTVDALADGRVTATEADAMGYEQLPVSAEESAPQMAVRAAHRALSRVGAKAGDLSATLHAWTYYQGHDFWSPAHYVAAGTGAHAAIPTGIQQMCNGAAAALSTAVDRIAADGGGAPVLVTTADRFARPGFDRWAGDYGVWYGDGATAAVVARAATADDVPEGALTLRALRTRAVPALETAHRDTGAFHPAPHTSSTAVDVRRTKKAFLATQGKPEFLGRLRRETSEVLADALRDAGIGQGGRKLRTVLLPRLGRATARDVYGPAVAEVTNAPVADLGDRTGHLGAGDLLSNLTALSAGASPYRLERGEYAAVLSAGAGFTWSAVVVHRP from the coding sequence GTGATCCCCGGCCATGTGTGGCTGTCGGCCGCCCAGTGGCTGCCGCCCACCGCCGAGAAGACGGTCGACGCGCTCGCCGACGGCCGGGTGACGGCCACCGAGGCGGACGCCATGGGGTACGAGCAACTGCCCGTGTCCGCCGAGGAGTCGGCTCCGCAGATGGCCGTACGGGCCGCGCACCGCGCCCTGTCGCGGGTCGGTGCGAAGGCCGGGGACCTGTCGGCCACCCTGCACGCCTGGACCTACTACCAGGGCCACGACTTCTGGTCGCCCGCCCACTACGTGGCGGCCGGGACCGGAGCCCACGCAGCGATCCCCACCGGCATCCAGCAGATGTGCAACGGAGCCGCGGCCGCCCTGAGCACCGCGGTGGACCGCATCGCGGCCGACGGCGGCGGCGCACCGGTCCTCGTGACCACGGCGGACCGCTTCGCCCGGCCGGGCTTCGACCGCTGGGCCGGCGACTACGGCGTCTGGTACGGCGACGGCGCCACCGCGGCCGTCGTCGCACGGGCCGCCACAGCCGACGACGTACCGGAGGGCGCGCTCACCCTGCGCGCCCTGCGGACCCGGGCCGTCCCCGCCCTGGAGACCGCCCACCGCGACACCGGCGCGTTCCACCCGGCGCCGCACACGAGCAGCACCGCCGTGGACGTGCGCCGCACCAAGAAGGCCTTCCTCGCCACGCAGGGCAAGCCGGAGTTCCTCGGCCGGCTGCGGCGCGAGACCAGCGAGGTCCTCGCCGACGCGCTGCGTGACGCGGGCATCGGCCAGGGCGGCCGGAAGCTGCGCACCGTGCTGCTCCCGAGGCTCGGCCGGGCCACCGCCCGCGACGTGTACGGGCCGGCCGTCGCCGAGGTCACGAACGCGCCGGTCGCCGACCTCGGCGACCGCACCGGGCACCTCGGCGCGGGTGACCTCCTGTCCAACCTGACCGCACTGTCCGCGGGCGCGAGCCCGTACCGCCTCGAACGCGGCGAGTACGCCGCCGTGCTGAGCGCCGGCGCGGGATTCACCTGGAGCGCCGTCGTGGTGCACCGCCCCTGA
- a CDS encoding acyl-CoA carboxylase subunit beta, with translation MTTVVEKPVAQSPDISGESEPERPDSVHVRVEELRRLRAEVHAGPGVRATRAQHDRGKLTARERIELLLDEGSFTELEPLRRHRATGFGLEKRRPHTDGVITGWGTVEGRQVFVYAHDFRIFGGALGESHAAKIHKLMDLAEASGAPLVSLCDGAGARIQEGVTALAGYGGIFSRNALSSGVIPQISVILGPCAGGAAYSPALTDFTFMVRGVAQMFITGPDVVQAVTGERVSMDELGGADVHASVSGVSAFAYDDEVSCLEDVRYLLSFLPSNNRQAPPAVATDDPPDRRTDALAELVPADPARGYDVKAVIEEIVDDGEYFEIQPDWANNVVCALTRIDGQVVGVVANQPMSSAGVLDIKASEKAARFVSLCDAFNIPLVTMLDVPGFLPGVDQEHNGIIRHGAKLLYAYCNATVPRIQLILRKAYGGAYIVMDSRSVGADLSFAWPTNEVAVMGAEGAANVIFRRQIAAADDPAAMREQMVKEYKAELMHPYYAAERGLVDDVIEPGETRAVLARSLAMLRTKHRALPQRKHGITPL, from the coding sequence ATGACCACTGTGGTCGAGAAACCCGTCGCACAAAGCCCGGACATCTCCGGGGAGAGTGAGCCGGAGCGGCCCGACAGCGTGCATGTGCGCGTCGAGGAGCTGCGCCGGCTGCGCGCCGAGGTCCACGCGGGACCCGGGGTGCGGGCGACCCGGGCACAGCACGACCGGGGCAAGCTCACGGCCCGCGAACGCATCGAACTCCTCCTGGACGAGGGCTCGTTCACGGAGCTGGAGCCGCTGCGCAGGCATCGCGCGACCGGCTTCGGCCTGGAGAAGCGCAGGCCGCACACCGACGGTGTGATCACGGGCTGGGGCACGGTCGAGGGCCGTCAGGTCTTCGTCTACGCGCATGACTTCCGTATCTTCGGCGGCGCGCTCGGCGAGTCCCACGCGGCGAAGATCCACAAGCTGATGGACCTCGCCGAGGCGTCCGGCGCCCCGCTGGTCAGCCTCTGCGACGGCGCCGGCGCCCGTATCCAGGAGGGCGTCACCGCGCTCGCCGGATACGGCGGGATCTTCAGCCGCAACGCCCTGTCCTCGGGGGTGATCCCGCAGATCAGCGTGATCCTCGGGCCGTGTGCGGGAGGCGCCGCGTACTCGCCGGCGCTGACCGACTTCACGTTCATGGTGCGGGGCGTGGCGCAGATGTTCATCACCGGCCCGGACGTCGTGCAGGCGGTCACCGGTGAGCGCGTGAGCATGGACGAGCTGGGCGGGGCGGACGTGCACGCGTCGGTCTCGGGTGTGTCGGCGTTCGCGTACGACGACGAGGTGTCCTGCCTGGAGGACGTGCGCTATCTGCTCTCCTTCCTGCCGTCGAACAACCGGCAGGCGCCGCCCGCGGTGGCCACCGACGATCCGCCGGACCGGCGCACCGACGCGCTCGCCGAGCTGGTGCCCGCCGACCCGGCCCGCGGCTACGACGTGAAGGCCGTGATCGAGGAGATCGTCGACGACGGCGAGTACTTCGAGATCCAGCCCGACTGGGCGAACAACGTGGTGTGCGCGCTGACCAGGATCGACGGGCAGGTCGTCGGCGTGGTCGCGAACCAGCCGATGTCCAGCGCCGGCGTCCTCGACATCAAGGCCAGCGAGAAGGCCGCGCGGTTCGTGTCGCTGTGCGACGCCTTCAACATCCCCCTGGTGACGATGCTCGACGTGCCCGGCTTCCTGCCGGGTGTCGACCAGGAGCACAACGGCATCATCCGGCACGGCGCGAAGCTGCTGTACGCGTACTGCAACGCCACCGTCCCGCGCATCCAGCTGATCCTGCGCAAGGCGTACGGCGGCGCGTACATCGTGATGGACTCGCGCTCCGTGGGCGCGGACCTCTCCTTCGCCTGGCCCACGAACGAGGTGGCGGTGATGGGCGCCGAGGGCGCCGCCAACGTCATCTTCCGGCGGCAGATCGCCGCCGCCGACGACCCCGCCGCGATGCGCGAGCAGATGGTCAAGGAGTACAAGGCCGAGCTGATGCACCCGTACTACGCGGCCGAACGCGGCCTCGTGGACGACGTCATCGAACCGGGCGAGACCCGGGCCGTGCTCGCCAGATCGCTGGCCATGCTGCGCACCAAGCACCGCGCGCTGCCGCAGCGCAAGCACGGGATCACCCCGCTGTGA
- a CDS encoding AfsA-related hotdog domain-containing protein: MNTETAESPAAKTCLPGAANLEFMRTVDRSLLHRWALSEVFLTDSRQTGEDDYLAAAQLPPSHAYYTEHTSRLGAPDPMLLLECCRQAETYGGHEFAGVSRKSKFLLRSWSMELPGLLTLPEEETPGELRISVRTSNRRGTPGDVRRLTFGIDMKLAKRCLGFVKMDVGYIPAEVYDAVRVQGRGKPLVPFKDIPRENAYVAPHLVGRSSPSNVVLASATVDTDNAHATVRIPLDNRSMFDHGQDHVPGMVLMEAARQLCLLGVSDLWGASVSRTTVAGFDFDFMRYAELDAPTTVHIRKTEPYAHEDNLSLMLPDLRTFYIDFVQDGDVIASGRMHTTTSAAVTALPEGEECL; the protein is encoded by the coding sequence ATGAACACCGAGACCGCCGAATCCCCCGCAGCCAAGACCTGCCTGCCGGGCGCCGCGAACCTCGAATTCATGCGCACCGTGGACCGTTCCCTTCTCCACCGCTGGGCGCTCTCCGAGGTCTTTCTGACGGACAGCCGGCAGACCGGCGAGGACGACTACCTCGCCGCGGCCCAGCTCCCCCCGTCCCACGCCTACTACACCGAGCACACCTCGCGGCTCGGTGCCCCCGACCCGATGCTGCTCCTGGAGTGCTGCCGGCAGGCCGAGACGTACGGCGGGCACGAGTTCGCCGGGGTGTCGCGCAAGAGCAAGTTCCTGCTGCGGTCCTGGTCCATGGAGCTGCCGGGACTGCTCACCCTGCCCGAGGAGGAGACGCCCGGCGAGCTGCGGATCTCGGTGCGCACCAGCAACCGCCGCGGCACGCCGGGCGATGTGCGCCGGCTGACCTTCGGCATCGACATGAAGCTGGCCAAGCGGTGCCTCGGCTTCGTCAAGATGGACGTGGGCTACATACCGGCCGAGGTCTACGACGCCGTGCGCGTCCAGGGCCGCGGCAAGCCACTCGTCCCCTTCAAGGACATCCCGCGCGAGAACGCCTACGTCGCCCCGCACCTCGTGGGCCGCAGCTCCCCGTCGAACGTGGTGCTCGCCTCCGCCACCGTCGACACCGACAACGCGCACGCCACGGTGCGGATCCCCCTCGACAACCGCAGCATGTTCGACCACGGCCAGGACCACGTGCCCGGCATGGTCCTCATGGAGGCCGCCCGCCAGCTCTGCCTGCTCGGCGTCTCCGACCTGTGGGGCGCCTCGGTCAGCCGCACCACGGTCGCCGGCTTCGACTTCGACTTCATGCGCTACGCCGAGCTCGACGCGCCCACCACGGTCCACATCCGCAAGACCGAGCCGTACGCGCACGAGGACAACCTCAGCCTGATGCTGCCGGACCTGCGGACCTTCTACATCGACTTCGTGCAGGACGGCGACGTCATCGCCTCCGGCCGGATGCACACCACGACGTCCGCCGCGGTCACCGCGCTGCCCGAGGGGGAGGAGTGCCTGTGA
- a CDS encoding beta-ketoacyl-ACP synthase III, translating to MSRAAVVCGLGGALPATAVTNEELAAQLDTSDQWIRTRTGIGLRYVVAPGESTSDLAVAAGERALESARRSGTDHDTEADVDLVVLATSTPDRPCPGTAPGVAHRLGLGKVPAFDVAAVCTGFVYALATAASMITAGVARRALVIGADTFSTILDPVDRTTRAIFGDGAGAVVLRAGESGEPGALLGFDLGSDGGGADLITVRAGGSRQRSTGEPPAEGDQYFAMQGRPVFTEAVINMSESSQRLLDRVGWTAADLDKVVAHQANVRILHAVGEQLGLEEKQIVVNLDRVGNTVAASIPLALSDAAAAGDLVPGHRVVLTGFGGGLTWGSAALVWPDIEPVTQR from the coding sequence ATGAGCCGCGCCGCCGTGGTCTGCGGTCTGGGCGGCGCGCTGCCCGCGACCGCCGTCACCAACGAGGAGCTCGCCGCCCAGCTCGACACGTCCGACCAGTGGATCCGTACGCGTACCGGCATCGGCCTGCGCTACGTCGTCGCGCCGGGCGAGTCCACCTCGGACCTGGCCGTCGCGGCCGGGGAGCGCGCCCTGGAGTCGGCCCGCAGGAGCGGCACCGACCACGACACCGAGGCCGACGTGGACCTGGTGGTCCTCGCCACCAGCACGCCCGACCGGCCCTGCCCCGGCACCGCGCCGGGCGTCGCCCACCGCCTCGGACTCGGCAAGGTCCCCGCGTTCGACGTCGCGGCGGTCTGCACCGGGTTCGTGTACGCCCTGGCCACCGCCGCCTCCATGATCACGGCGGGGGTCGCCCGGCGGGCCCTGGTGATCGGCGCGGACACCTTCTCGACGATCCTCGACCCCGTCGACCGCACCACCCGCGCCATCTTCGGCGACGGCGCGGGAGCCGTGGTCCTGCGGGCCGGCGAGTCCGGCGAACCCGGGGCGCTCCTCGGCTTCGACCTGGGCAGCGACGGCGGCGGCGCCGACCTCATCACGGTGCGCGCCGGCGGCTCCCGCCAGCGCTCGACGGGTGAACCGCCCGCCGAGGGCGACCAGTACTTCGCCATGCAGGGCCGGCCCGTCTTCACCGAGGCCGTGATCAACATGAGCGAGTCCTCGCAGCGCCTCCTCGACCGCGTCGGCTGGACGGCCGCCGATCTGGACAAGGTCGTGGCGCACCAGGCCAACGTCCGCATCCTGCACGCCGTCGGCGAGCAGTTGGGCCTGGAGGAGAAGCAGATCGTGGTGAACCTGGACCGGGTCGGCAACACCGTCGCCGCCTCGATCCCGCTCGCCCTGTCGGACGCGGCCGCCGCGGGCGACCTCGTACCGGGCCACCGCGTGGTCCTCACGGGCTTCGGCGGCGGCCTCACCTGGGGCTCGGCCGCGCTGGTCTGGCCGGACATCGAACCGGTCACACAGCGGTAG
- a CDS encoding FAD-dependent monooxygenase: protein MTIPLREGPGGRRPVLVVGAGPVGLVLATELLSQGVPVRLIDNSAAGPVQHSRASVVWPRSLELLGRIGAAQGVVDAGNRLDSVQYYSDKRAIGAIEMSRLTDTPYPFGVVIPQDTTEEVIRTRLAAYGGEIEFGTLTGLDTSGPRPVAEVEGAEGRVEQIEADWVIGADGARSAVREFAGIELLGTGNDVLFAIGDGPVDGDMDPHSLVYCYSRTGALGIAPFGNGQFRLAISVPDWDKEQGPPRELFQHFLDERSPRPGLVGKLDWSTIFRARRRVAETMRAGRVFLAGDAAHVFSAAGAQGMNTGIQDAVNLAWKLTGVVNGLFEPGILDTYDSDRHLAAERIVLTTAKQTSWGLFKRRHEIAARDGALRLASRTGLLQRFGAPLMAQHDVSYRPAESLRDTLPGLTRKVRAGDRLPVFAAHGTPQQGAERWPSIDPARLSLLLWAGERQDSGWVASREALTVAAPEGVTVQDISAWPGFAPLLGKEPKAVLVRPDGHIAALTAPEPAEVRAALRRAGSSFKAMARPVRTVPAQPAPAAHDVEELAS, encoded by the coding sequence ATGACGATCCCTCTGCGCGAGGGCCCCGGCGGACGACGTCCCGTCCTCGTCGTGGGCGCGGGCCCCGTGGGCCTGGTGCTCGCCACCGAACTGCTCAGCCAGGGCGTTCCGGTGAGACTGATCGACAACTCGGCCGCCGGGCCCGTCCAGCACTCCCGGGCCAGCGTGGTCTGGCCGCGCAGCCTGGAGCTCCTCGGCCGGATCGGCGCCGCCCAGGGCGTCGTCGACGCGGGCAACCGCCTCGACTCCGTGCAGTACTACTCCGACAAGCGGGCCATCGGCGCCATCGAGATGAGCCGGCTGACCGACACCCCGTACCCCTTCGGTGTGGTCATCCCGCAGGACACCACCGAAGAGGTCATCCGCACCCGGCTCGCCGCGTACGGCGGCGAGATCGAGTTCGGGACGCTCACCGGCCTCGACACGTCCGGGCCGCGCCCGGTCGCCGAGGTGGAGGGCGCCGAAGGGCGCGTCGAGCAGATCGAGGCGGACTGGGTGATCGGCGCGGACGGCGCCCGCAGCGCGGTCCGCGAGTTCGCCGGCATCGAGCTCCTCGGCACCGGCAACGACGTGCTCTTCGCCATCGGTGACGGTCCGGTCGACGGCGACATGGACCCCCACTCGCTCGTCTACTGCTACTCGCGCACCGGCGCCCTCGGCATCGCGCCGTTCGGCAACGGGCAGTTCCGGCTCGCGATCAGCGTGCCGGACTGGGACAAGGAGCAGGGCCCGCCGCGCGAGCTGTTCCAGCACTTCCTCGACGAGCGCTCGCCACGCCCCGGCCTGGTCGGCAAGCTGGACTGGTCGACGATCTTCCGGGCCCGGCGCAGGGTCGCCGAGACGATGCGCGCGGGGCGCGTGTTCCTCGCGGGCGACGCCGCCCATGTGTTCAGCGCGGCCGGCGCGCAGGGCATGAACACCGGTATCCAGGACGCGGTCAACCTCGCCTGGAAGCTCACCGGTGTCGTCAACGGCCTGTTCGAGCCGGGCATCCTCGACACGTACGACTCCGACCGGCACCTGGCCGCCGAGCGCATCGTCCTGACCACCGCCAAGCAGACCAGCTGGGGCCTGTTCAAGCGGCGCCACGAGATAGCGGCCCGCGACGGCGCCCTGCGCCTGGCCTCGCGCACCGGTCTCCTCCAGCGCTTCGGCGCCCCGCTGATGGCGCAGCACGACGTCAGCTACCGGCCCGCCGAGTCCCTGCGCGACACCCTGCCCGGCCTCACCCGCAAGGTCCGCGCCGGTGACCGCCTCCCCGTGTTCGCCGCGCACGGCACCCCTCAGCAGGGCGCCGAACGCTGGCCCTCGATCGACCCGGCGCGGCTCTCGCTGCTGCTGTGGGCGGGCGAGCGGCAGGACTCCGGCTGGGTGGCGAGCCGAGAAGCGCTGACGGTGGCCGCGCCCGAGGGCGTCACCGTGCAGGACATCTCCGCCTGGCCGGGTTTCGCCCCATTGCTCGGCAAGGAGCCCAAGGCCGTACTCGTACGGCCCGACGGACACATCGCGGCCCTGACCGCGCCCGAACCGGCCGAGGTGCGCGCGGCGCTGCGCCGGGCGGGCAGCTCCTTCAAGGCCATGGCGCGTCCCGTGCGGACCGTGCCCGCGCAGCCCGCGCCGGCCGCCCACGACGTCGAGGAGCTGGCCTCATGA